A DNA window from Danio aesculapii chromosome 1, fDanAes4.1, whole genome shotgun sequence contains the following coding sequences:
- the fgfbp1b gene encoding fibroblast growth factor-binding protein 1, with the protein MSLRRILALLLFLACVSQFIFTADCTRGARRKGRRQESRGDNNINVMKGKFTINGKTQQCTWVARGEDKYTMNVTCKPGSGDGFTCKYTAKPATCAEYSANPEGYWKQIARSLKKQKKLCVDPRALIRAGMCKHAPLDAHFKLTDTSQKKPPTTEKSPTATNTAPPDTEHGCTERIDHRELAKEKCGDSWASLCAFLFTVIQSGDC; encoded by the coding sequence ATGTCTCTCCGCCGGATTCTCGCGCTCCTGCTCTTCCTCGCGTGTGTCTCACAGTTCATCTTCACTGCTGACTGCACTAGAGGAGCTAGGAGGAAAGGAAGGAGGCAGGAAAGCAGAGGTGATAATAACATTAACGTGATGAAAGGAAAGTTCACAATCAATGGCAAGACGCAGCAGTGCACGTGGGTGGCGCGCGGAGAGGACAAGTACACCATGAACGTTACATGCAAGCCTGGAAGCGGGGACGGATTCACTTGTAAATACACCGCCAAACCGGCGACGTGCGCCGAATATTCAGCTAATCCAGAGGGCTACTGGAAACAGATCGCCAGATCTCTGAAAAAGCAGAAGAAACTTTGCGTGGATCCGCGCGCACTGATCCGGGCGGGCATGTGTAAGCACGCGCCCCTGGACGCGCATTTCAAACTCACAGACACGTCACAAAAGAAACCCCCAACGACAGAGAAAAGCCCCACAGCCACGAACACAGCGCCTCCGGACACTGAACACGGGTGCACAGAGCGCATCGATCACCGCGAGCTCGCCAAAGAGAAGTGCGGAGATTCCTGGGCGAGTCTGTGCGCGTTTCTCTTCACTGTAATCCAGAGTGGAGACTGCTGA